AATGAGGATGCTAATCACAACCAAAACATTAACGGAGAAGACCAATGTACAAAGATGATAGGAAGATAAGAATGAACGAGGCAACGCTTCGGAGTAATTGGCATGAATATGCAGAATCAACATAATAGGATAGCAAAACTTTGGTTGACCAGTAAATCTTCCAGCATAACAACCTACGGCTGAATTACTACACCTCAAAACAGCATGTCCTTCCAGTGTTTCCAGATTTCTAAAACAAGGTTATCCAAACATCATGACTCTGGTTTCCTCTTCCCAAAGACTGACTGATGATGGAGAGATGACCCCAGTACTCAGTCGAACAGGCTGAAGCCCATGTCCTGCAGATacatattcaataaaaaaaatgttagtaCTTACCTTAGGTTGGGATACGAGGTAGATACATTGAGAtaccaaaaagaacaaaaatggGATAGCACTATATCAAATGGCATATGAATTGGCATTGCAAAAGGTGAACAAAATCATGACAGGGGAATTGAAATGTTGCTAAACAGGACATAGGCAAGAACAATGATATTACGTCGTCactctcttccttctcctccaccttctcttctttcttcgcCTCAGCTGCAGGAgcagctccaccaccagcagcaggagcagcagctgcTGAAGTCACCGCACCACCACAGCAAGGGACGGAAGCAAACTTCTCCCTGCCGGCAGCAATGAGCTCAGTGATGTCCTTTCCACTCAGTTGGGACAACAGGAGTTCCATCTTTTCATTGTCAATTTCACAACCAACTGCAACAGACAAGAAATGGCAGGATCAGGAGTTCCATCTTTTCATTGTCAATTTCACAACCAACTGCAACAAACAAGAAATGGCAGGATCAGGTACTTCTGCTTCAAGTGAAGTGTGGGCAGAAATAAAGTGCGCACAAAACACTAATCTATATTGTGATGGGTGGACCTCAACATTAATGAAAGTCTACTGCTCATTTCATTCACTGCCAATTAAGTACAAACGACCTATTTGATAAACTAACTACATTCTAGAACCAGGTAAGCCAAAACTATTGCCAATACTGAAGTTCTTGATAGCAGAGAGCAGAATTGGTAGTAATAAATGTGATCCATTTAATCAGTTGGCAGTGCTGATAAACATAGGAATTGGGAAGCCAGTTTAATGAAATTACCTGACTCTAGAATAGATGTCAAATCCTCCGCAGAGGGACTGGGGTTGCCAGCGAGGACAGCAAGCAGATAGGCAGCAACAAACTTCATCCTGCACAAACCGCAAAGAAACATGGACAATCAACAATATGGACTATGTTGAGAAAGAAATCAACGATGCTCCAGCATCTCCAGCAAACAAAACGAGACATTTACTTAAATCAACCTACAATCTAATTGATACACAGCCATAATCTATCTAAATAAAAACTTCAACACGTCTGAGCTAACAATAAAGTTGGAGCATGCAGCACCAGAAAAATACCACTATGCCTGAAGTCACAATTAAGGCATCACGTATACCTCAAGTGAAATAACCAAATTACTGGGGAATATGCAACTTGTACAATACGAGGCGTTAAATAAGTACATTGAAAACATCTTAATTGATTATCGAAGCTAATAAGTGGATCAAATATCTCCAGAATGTTTTAAGTACATCCGAATGATGATAATCACAGAACTAGCGATGAATGCAACATTACATCAAAACCAGAACCGCCAAAGCGATACGAACATCGCAATAGTATCGTCCCATTTCACCAAAACCAAATCTACTACGATGTGATAAAATTAGCAAAGCACGTTTTGCACCTGACCTAGCAGCAAGGACAACCATAGAATCATCACCAAGGTCACCCTTCAGCAAAGAAGCTACCAGACACAGAGAGATCTAATGAGATAGCGTTAGCGCGCTATTACCTGATCCGGGAGGGAGAGAGCCCGAGGAGtggcgcagcggcggcggagagctCGAGCGGTACTATGGTTTCTGCGAGGAAGGAGCCTCCAGGGTTAGGCGGGGTTGCTAATTTATACTTCATTCAAGTGGTGAGATCTGAGATCGTGACCGTCGGTTTGACATCAAGCGCCGTTCCTGCCCTATCTCATGCCCTGCTGCCCTAGCCGTTGATTAGTAAATCGACGCCTCATGATAGGCGAAGGGCTGCACCATGGGCCTCGCCCATGTCATGCACGTGGCTCAACCccaatttttcagaatttttttgtttatatatttttgtttttcaatattttcaaatttacaCGTTCGTTTATAACAATAGGTTACCGTCACCTATTTATTAGACGAGATTAAAGTTTCGTACACTGACCTCTGGGGTCCACACTGCTCACACAACCCACACACACGCTTACAAGAAGCACATTCCTCCTTTGCTAACGTACTTTGCCTTTACACCTTTAACTTCTCTTTCATCTTCCTCGGTTTCTTCTCTGTAGTTGGTTCCATCGCCGTGCCCGTAACACCTCCCCCAGCGTCAGAACTTGCTTGTCCCCAAGCAACGGAATTAGAAAAGTGCTTCTCGACAACGTGGCAGTCTTCCCAAGTTGCGGACTCTGGCGAGAGGCCTTTCCACTGAATCAGAGCTTGCAAAATAGCCTGATTTCCTTTCTTCACCAACCTTCGTTGCAAAATCAACCCAGGTTCTAGGTTGTGAACGGCTTCATCTGGGAGACATGGATTATCGGATGGATGAGGTTGTCTTCGGTATCTCCAAACGATAAGTTGCTGCCCCAATTTGCTCAAGCACCCTATACGAGCCATAGTATTTGAATGCAAGCTTTGGGTATGGTCGATGAACCATAGAAGTCTATGCATAGGGTTGCAATTTGAGTAAGACCATCTCCCCCACTTGAAATTCACGATGAGTGCATTTGCGATCGACTTGAGTCTTCATACGGTTTTGTGCATCTGCTAATTTGAACTTCAGCATCTCAAAGTACGCTACACGCTCGGACAATATATTCGTGATAGCTTGATGTGATGTAGATGACAAGTCTGGAACACCACTGTCagtgacataggaaccaggggtcctcgagtcctgaggccaggacagcagaatgccacgtggcgccctccctcggggattatctccccgaggtctgagaagactaagtcccgggagagggtgctcagggctatgaacagtggtccccgagcacccgagttccccgatgacccgagaaggcta
This genomic window from Phragmites australis chromosome 7, lpPhrAust1.1, whole genome shotgun sequence contains:
- the LOC133924170 gene encoding large ribosomal subunit protein P2A-like encodes the protein MKFVAAYLLAVLAGNPSPSAEDLTSILESVGCEIDNEKMELLLSQLSGKDITELIAAGREKFASVPCCGGAVTSAAAAPAAGGGAAPAAEAKKEEKVEEKEESDDDMGFSLFD